The following are encoded together in the Gemmatimonadaceae bacterium genome:
- a CDS encoding PQQ-binding-like beta-propeller repeat protein, whose protein sequence is MRYHVAKWRWVAVSLVVLASAMGVLLLRTELSSASQGKQLVRGNAPGEWRYWGADAWSTRYSALTQIDASNFSSLQVAWQWNASALGTDEYYRSTPLYANGRLFTVATTHRIAFAIDPSTGRTLWKWGLEEGIRWQKAPRQYSGRGLSYWTDGTNERVIVVTPGYHLASIDAKTGVPDSKFGKNGVVDLMEGLGFTLVPLAVDDSGPLIISEAAPARKARPGEKWDPVKKIGADGTMGIDPALGEIANSSPAIVVGDVIVVGNSSIHGYFPLHKHNIPGFIRGFDAHTGKQLWKFDLIPQPGEFGSETWTSGSKIGTDGVGKNDAWATYSADPDLGLVYIPVGMPLIDEYGGHRPGNNLYSSSVVAIDVKTGKRRWHYQFVHHDIWDYDVPMAPNLLDVTVDGRPRKVLAATTKQGFVYTLDRVTGEPIWPMVETPVTQSEVPGEQTSKTQPIPSRPEPYSQQGLVESDLIDYTPAIKDSALKLAKRCRMGPYFLPAALADGSGPSRYKCAWYAPGASGGVNIDGGTAADPETGRIYVGSQSGLSTIQVQKDPCSEFRYSSPHDSCGLLGALPAPAGYVAQAGAQRGLGFEARAAGSTIGGVSILKPKQFGGVTAYDMNTGDKIWWIPNGVTTPVTSNDPLFAGVTLPSQPGRGQAQIITTKTLVIYGTGRSGGPPRPPYHLYAVDKATGKDVGQVQIPGKTTAVPMTFMHQGRQYIVFATGAGDKTALVALTLPKAGEGAGQTKR, encoded by the coding sequence ATGCGGTATCATGTTGCGAAGTGGCGTTGGGTCGCGGTGTCGCTGGTGGTGCTCGCGTCGGCCATGGGCGTTTTGTTGCTGCGCACCGAGCTGTCGAGCGCGAGTCAGGGAAAGCAGCTCGTGCGCGGGAACGCGCCCGGCGAGTGGCGTTATTGGGGCGCCGACGCGTGGAGTACGCGCTACTCGGCGCTCACTCAGATCGACGCGTCGAACTTCAGCTCACTGCAGGTGGCCTGGCAATGGAACGCCAGCGCCCTCGGCACCGACGAGTACTATCGCTCGACGCCGCTGTACGCGAACGGCCGGCTGTTCACAGTCGCAACGACACATCGCATCGCGTTCGCGATCGATCCGTCGACGGGCCGGACACTCTGGAAGTGGGGCCTCGAGGAGGGAATTCGCTGGCAGAAGGCGCCCCGGCAATACTCCGGGCGTGGTCTCTCGTACTGGACGGACGGCACGAATGAGCGCGTCATCGTCGTCACACCGGGTTATCACCTTGCGTCGATCGACGCCAAGACGGGCGTCCCCGATTCCAAGTTCGGCAAGAACGGCGTCGTCGATCTCATGGAGGGACTGGGATTCACACTCGTGCCGCTCGCGGTCGACGATTCGGGTCCGCTCATCATCAGTGAAGCGGCGCCGGCTCGTAAGGCACGTCCCGGCGAGAAGTGGGATCCGGTGAAGAAGATCGGCGCCGACGGCACGATGGGAATCGACCCGGCGCTCGGTGAGATCGCGAACAGCTCGCCGGCGATCGTCGTGGGTGATGTGATCGTCGTCGGCAATTCATCGATCCACGGCTACTTCCCGCTGCACAAACACAATATCCCCGGCTTCATTCGTGGATTCGACGCCCACACCGGGAAGCAACTCTGGAAGTTCGACCTCATTCCGCAGCCGGGCGAGTTCGGCTCCGAGACGTGGACGAGTGGCTCGAAGATCGGCACGGATGGAGTGGGGAAGAACGACGCCTGGGCAACATACTCCGCCGATCCTGACCTTGGTCTCGTGTACATCCCCGTCGGCATGCCGCTCATCGACGAGTATGGCGGCCATCGACCGGGCAACAATCTCTACAGCTCGAGCGTCGTCGCGATCGACGTCAAGACGGGGAAGCGCCGCTGGCATTATCAGTTTGTGCATCACGATATCTGGGACTACGACGTCCCGATGGCGCCGAACCTACTCGACGTGACCGTCGACGGCCGTCCGCGGAAGGTTCTCGCGGCGACGACGAAGCAGGGTTTCGTCTACACGCTCGACCGTGTGACGGGCGAGCCGATCTGGCCGATGGTGGAGACACCGGTGACCCAGAGCGAGGTCCCGGGCGAGCAAACGTCGAAGACGCAGCCGATTCCCTCTCGACCCGAGCCGTACTCGCAACAGGGCCTGGTCGAGTCCGATCTCATCGACTACACACCGGCGATCAAGGACTCGGCATTAAAGCTTGCTAAACGCTGCCGCATGGGGCCGTACTTCCTTCCCGCCGCCCTGGCTGACGGCTCAGGGCCGAGCAGATACAAATGCGCATGGTACGCCCCGGGCGCGTCGGGCGGCGTGAACATCGACGGCGGAACGGCGGCCGATCCGGAGACGGGGCGCATCTACGTCGGCAGCCAGAGCGGCCTGAGCACGATCCAGGTCCAGAAGGATCCGTGTTCGGAATTTCGCTACAGCTCACCGCACGACAGCTGCGGCTTGTTAGGCGCGTTGCCAGCGCCCGCCGGCTACGTCGCGCAAGCGGGTGCGCAGCGCGGACTCGGCTTCGAGGCACGCGCCGCCGGCTCGACGATCGGTGGCGTCTCGATCCTCAAACCAAAGCAATTCGGCGGCGTCACCGCGTACGACATGAACACCGGCGATAAGATCTGGTGGATTCCGAACGGCGTAACGACGCCGGTGACCTCGAACGATCCGTTATTCGCAGGCGTGACGCTGCCGTCCCAGCCGGGACGCGGACAAGCTCAGATCATCACAACGAAAACGCTCGTGATCTACGGAACCGGCCGCAGCGGCGGCCCCCCGCGTCCGCCGTATCATCTCTACGCCGTCGACAAAGCGACGGGCAAGGATGTCGGACAGGTGCAGATTCCCGGGAAGACGACCGCGGTCCCGATGACCTTCATGCATCAGGGGAGGCAGTACATCGTGTTCGCGACTGGGGCAGGCGACAAGACAGCCCTTGTGGCGCTGACGCTTCCGAAGGCAGGTGAAGGAGCGGGGCAAACGAAACGCTGA
- a CDS encoding cytochrome c: MTTIPVDSLMAQHSAGAASRSTQSGVYTSGQASRGADAYAALCTSCHTAATHTGVAFQKWDGHSLSELYRYISTMMPKNEPGSLEPEQYADLLAYLLKLNQMPVGPNELPTDTTVLGTIRIETKPSIAPKRDNR; encoded by the coding sequence GTGACCACAATTCCGGTGGACTCGTTGATGGCGCAGCACAGCGCAGGCGCAGCGTCGCGGTCGACGCAGAGCGGCGTGTACACCTCCGGACAAGCGTCGAGAGGTGCGGACGCGTATGCGGCGCTGTGCACGAGCTGTCACACGGCGGCGACGCACACGGGCGTGGCCTTTCAGAAATGGGACGGGCACTCCCTCTCGGAGCTGTACCGGTACATCAGCACGATGATGCCCAAGAACGAGCCGGGGAGTCTCGAACCAGAGCAGTACGCCGATCTGTTAGCGTATCTGCTCAAGTTGAATCAGATGCCAGTTGGTCCGAACGAACTACCAACCGATACGACGGTGCTCGGGACGATCCGAATCGAGACGAAGCCATCCATCGCGCCGAAGCGCGATAATCGTTAG
- a CDS encoding HupE/UreJ family protein produces MRLGWCAVVAASILVLPARAVAHEIPPSVIVLAFVKPEASRLRVLLRVPLEAMRDVDFPLRGPGYLDIPRASALLKDAARVWLAGYLSLYEGDTKLSGARIIAARVSLPSDRSFATYDDALTHLDAPPLDSSVDLYWKQALLDVLIEFPIGSPQSRFSIDPALARLGLRTTTVLRYLPPNGAERAFEYIGDPGLVYLDPRWHQAALRFVSLGFHHILDGIDHLLFVFCLVIPFRRLRPLIAIVTSFTVAHCLTLAASVLGFAPDALWFPPLIEVLIALSIVYMALENIVGPKLERRWIVAFGFGLVHGFGFSFALRESLQFAGSHLVTSLFAFNVGVELGQILVLLLAIPALTLLFRRVVDERIGTIILSAFVAHTAWHWMLDRGAVLRRYHVQWPSVDAAWFASAMRSLMLLLIVVGLGWLLSGGLRRLAGRPSTGEVSGQSEGLGTRG; encoded by the coding sequence ATGCGTCTAGGTTGGTGCGCTGTTGTTGCCGCAAGTATTCTCGTGCTGCCGGCGCGCGCGGTCGCGCACGAGATTCCGCCGAGCGTCATCGTACTCGCGTTCGTGAAGCCGGAGGCGAGTCGGCTGCGTGTGCTCCTCCGCGTGCCGCTCGAGGCAATGCGCGACGTCGATTTCCCGCTCCGCGGCCCGGGCTACCTCGATATTCCGCGCGCTTCGGCCCTACTGAAGGATGCGGCGCGGGTGTGGCTTGCGGGCTACCTGTCGCTCTACGAGGGCGACACGAAGCTGAGTGGCGCCCGGATTATTGCCGCGCGGGTGTCCCTGCCGTCGGATCGCTCCTTCGCGACATACGACGATGCGCTCACCCACCTCGACGCGCCGCCACTCGATTCGAGTGTGGACCTCTACTGGAAGCAGGCGCTACTCGACGTCCTGATCGAATTCCCGATCGGCTCGCCGCAGTCGCGCTTCTCGATCGACCCGGCGCTCGCCCGGCTCGGCCTGCGCACCACGACCGTACTGCGATACCTGCCGCCTAACGGTGCCGAACGGGCCTTCGAGTACATCGGTGACCCGGGACTCGTCTATTTGGATCCACGCTGGCATCAGGCGGCCCTCCGCTTCGTCTCGCTCGGCTTTCACCACATTCTGGACGGCATCGATCACCTGCTCTTTGTTTTCTGCCTCGTCATCCCATTTCGACGGTTGCGTCCTCTGATCGCGATCGTGACGTCCTTCACGGTCGCGCACTGTCTCACGCTGGCGGCGTCGGTGCTCGGGTTCGCCCCCGACGCGCTATGGTTCCCGCCGCTGATCGAGGTGCTCATCGCGCTTTCGATCGTGTACATGGCGCTCGAGAACATCGTCGGGCCGAAGCTCGAACGAAGATGGATCGTCGCGTTCGGCTTTGGGCTCGTCCACGGCTTCGGTTTCTCCTTCGCGCTTCGGGAATCGCTGCAGTTTGCCGGATCACATCTGGTGACATCGCTCTTCGCCTTCAATGTGGGCGTCGAGCTCGGACAGATCCTCGTTCTTCTGCTGGCAATTCCAGCGCTGACGCTGCTCTTTCGACGCGTTGTCGACGAGCGGATAGGTACCATCATTCTCTCGGCCTTCGTGGCGCACACCGCGTGGCATTGGATGCTCGATCGCGGCGCCGTGCTGCGTCGGTATCACGTGCAATGGCCGTCGGTGGATGCCGCCTGGTTCGCGAGTGCAATGCGGTCGTTGATGCTGTTGTTGATCGTGGTCGGGCTCGGATGGTTGTTGAGCGGCGGCCTCCGACGTCTGGCGGGCCGGCCGTCCACTGGCGAGGTTAGCGGACAATCTGAGGGGCTGGGGACTAGGGGTTAG
- a CDS encoding VWA domain-containing protein: MQSTDVIERVTGFCRLLREKGLQVTPSESIDAVRSLALLDLADRTELYLALRALLTTRRDDLPLFDALFAEWWHQGDDSQAGSDAGQSRRRRSMPNAKAQEPQAAGGALRRWAQAGDAMDEGQSPGLSSPSSNDSRSKKDFASFESTELADIERLTAMLARRLNARRSRRWHPARAGNGVRLDLRRTIRLSLKTGGDAIELARRERKLRRTKLVALCDVSGSMDLYSRFLLQLLYALQHAFARVETFVFSTRLVRITEALARDTYRTALDSLTRSETDWSGGTRIGESIADFVVGWPRLIDRRTVVIVLSDGWDTGEPEILGDAMRAIHRRAGRVVWLNPLLGNPTYKPLTRGMQAALPQADVFAPCHNLSSLEALGRHLSL, translated from the coding sequence GTGCAATCGACTGACGTGATCGAGCGCGTAACCGGTTTCTGCCGGCTCCTCCGCGAGAAAGGCCTGCAGGTGACACCGTCGGAGTCGATCGACGCAGTGCGGTCACTGGCGCTGCTCGATCTTGCCGATCGAACAGAGCTGTACCTCGCGCTTCGCGCGCTGCTCACGACGAGGCGCGACGATTTGCCACTTTTCGATGCGCTCTTCGCCGAATGGTGGCACCAGGGCGATGACTCGCAAGCGGGCTCCGATGCGGGCCAATCTCGTCGGCGGCGCTCCATGCCTAACGCGAAAGCGCAGGAGCCGCAAGCTGCCGGCGGGGCGCTCAGGAGGTGGGCGCAAGCCGGAGACGCGATGGACGAAGGACAATCTCCTGGCTTGTCGTCGCCGAGCTCGAACGACTCGCGTAGCAAGAAAGACTTCGCTTCGTTCGAGAGCACGGAGCTGGCCGATATCGAGCGACTCACAGCGATGCTGGCGCGCCGGCTCAACGCGCGTCGCAGCCGTCGCTGGCATCCGGCGCGCGCGGGCAACGGCGTGCGACTGGATCTCCGTCGGACGATTCGCCTTTCCCTCAAAACCGGCGGCGACGCGATCGAGTTGGCACGGCGCGAGCGCAAGCTGCGTCGGACGAAGCTCGTCGCGCTCTGTGACGTGTCCGGATCCATGGATCTGTACAGCCGCTTTCTGTTGCAGCTTCTCTATGCGCTGCAGCACGCCTTCGCGCGCGTCGAGACCTTCGTCTTCAGCACGCGCCTCGTTCGAATCACCGAAGCGCTCGCACGCGACACATATCGCACGGCGCTCGACAGTCTCACGCGGTCCGAGACGGATTGGTCTGGTGGTACACGGATTGGCGAGAGCATCGCCGACTTCGTCGTGGGTTGGCCGCGATTGATCGACCGCCGCACGGTGGTGATCGTGCTCAGCGACGGCTGGGATACGGGCGAACCGGAAATCCTCGGCGACGCAATGCGCGCGATTCATCGGCGGGCCGGCCGCGTCGTGTGGCTCAACCCGTTGTTAGGCAACCCCACGTACAAGCCATTGACGCGCGGGATGCAAGCGGCGCTGCCGCAAGCGGACGTCTTCGCGCCCTGCCACAATCTCTCGAGCTTGGAGGCGCTGGGAAGGCACCTCAGCCTGTGA
- a CDS encoding MoxR family ATPase — protein MKEEIARLRDAMEREAYVTDRATATAAYLAMTLHKPLLIEGHPGVGKTEVAKVLARALEAELIRLQCYEGLDVNTALYEWNYAKQLLHIKLQEGSSASTREREAEIFSREFLLERPLLRAITNADASPVLLVDEVDRSDEEFEAFLLEVLSDHQVTIPEIGTISATHPPYVVLTSNRSRELSEALRRRCLYLWVDYPTFDKELRIVRNKVPQIEARLADEVVRFVQRLRGRKLSKTPGVAESLDWAQALVALGADALGDELVDETLGCVLKDDADIRDVRSAIAEQGLSVLVSEG, from the coding sequence GTGAAAGAGGAGATCGCGCGGCTCCGGGATGCGATGGAGCGTGAGGCCTATGTCACCGATCGCGCGACCGCGACGGCCGCGTACCTCGCGATGACGCTCCACAAGCCGTTGCTGATCGAAGGACATCCCGGCGTCGGCAAGACCGAAGTCGCGAAGGTCCTCGCCCGCGCGCTCGAAGCCGAGCTCATTCGCCTGCAGTGCTACGAGGGCCTCGACGTCAACACGGCGTTGTACGAGTGGAACTATGCGAAGCAGCTCCTGCACATCAAGCTGCAGGAGGGCAGCTCTGCTAGCACACGCGAGCGCGAGGCCGAGATCTTCAGCCGGGAGTTTCTGCTCGAGCGGCCCCTGCTGCGCGCAATCACGAACGCTGACGCATCGCCAGTGCTGCTCGTCGACGAAGTGGACCGCAGCGACGAGGAGTTCGAGGCCTTTCTCCTCGAGGTGCTAAGCGATCATCAGGTCACGATTCCCGAGATCGGCACGATCAGCGCAACGCACCCGCCCTATGTCGTGCTGACCTCCAATCGCAGCCGGGAGCTGTCCGAGGCGCTGCGGCGTCGTTGCCTCTATCTCTGGGTCGATTACCCGACGTTCGATAAGGAATTGCGAATCGTTCGCAACAAGGTGCCCCAAATCGAGGCTCGCCTCGCCGACGAGGTCGTGCGATTCGTTCAGCGTCTTCGTGGGCGCAAACTGTCGAAGACGCCCGGCGTTGCCGAGTCGCTGGACTGGGCGCAGGCGCTGGTCGCGTTAGGCGCCGACGCCCTGGGCGACGAGCTGGTGGACGAGACGCTTGGATGTGTGCTCAAGGATGACGCGGACATCCGGGACGTTCGGTCGGCCATCGCTGAGCAAGGCCTCAGTGTACTCGTGAGCGAGGGTTAG
- a CDS encoding XdhC family protein, with translation MTDILERVTELRAKREAFVLATVVASYPPQSVRAGAKAVVLADGTIEGWIGGGCIRPVVIDEAREALAASAPRLVRMNAGASRADASRGVRDYPMTCQGEGGVEIYLEPMLPAPRLCVLGETPVARALSDLAGAIGYVGVASPNEADAVVIATMGVGDEDALAHAARSDAAYVGLVASRKKARFLFDYLRASGVPNDQLERVKAPAGLDIGGMSPGEIALSILAEIVQRRHHAERSEGSPILSSKPATEAVRVDPSSPRVRSAPQDDDTAVDPICGMRVDSATARHSLEVGGETYYFCCPHCKASFAKAHA, from the coding sequence GTGACTGATATTCTCGAGCGTGTCACTGAACTACGGGCGAAGCGAGAGGCATTCGTCCTCGCTACCGTTGTGGCGAGCTATCCGCCGCAATCGGTGCGGGCGGGGGCGAAGGCCGTCGTTCTCGCCGACGGCACGATCGAGGGATGGATTGGCGGTGGTTGCATACGGCCCGTCGTCATTGACGAGGCTCGTGAGGCACTCGCGGCGAGCGCGCCGCGTCTCGTGCGGATGAACGCTGGCGCGAGTCGGGCCGACGCGTCGCGCGGCGTGCGCGACTATCCAATGACCTGCCAGGGTGAGGGTGGCGTGGAGATCTATCTCGAGCCGATGCTGCCGGCGCCCCGCCTCTGCGTCCTCGGCGAGACGCCGGTGGCCCGGGCGCTGAGCGATCTCGCGGGCGCGATTGGATATGTCGGGGTGGCGTCGCCCAACGAAGCCGACGCGGTCGTCATTGCAACGATGGGCGTGGGTGACGAGGACGCGCTCGCCCACGCCGCGCGAAGCGACGCCGCTTATGTCGGCCTCGTCGCCAGCCGGAAGAAAGCGCGGTTTCTGTTCGACTACCTGCGGGCAAGCGGCGTGCCTAACGACCAACTCGAACGCGTCAAAGCACCCGCCGGTCTCGACATCGGCGGCATGTCGCCAGGTGAGATCGCCTTGAGCATTCTCGCCGAAATTGTGCAGCGTCGCCATCATGCTGAGCGCAGCGAAGGATCTCCCATCCTTTCGTCGAAGCCGGCAACAGAGGCAGTCAGAGTAGATCCTTCGTCGCCGCGCGTTCGCTCCGCTCCTCAGGATGACGACACCGCGGTGGACCCGATCTGCGGCATGCGCGTGGACAGCGCGACGGCGAGGCACAGCCTCGAAGTCGGCGGCGAGACGTACTACTTCTGCTGCCCGCATTGCAAGGCGAGCTTCGCGAAGGCACACGCGTGA